Proteins from one Nitrobacteraceae bacterium AZCC 2146 genomic window:
- a CDS encoding ketosteroid isomerase-like protein (product_source=COG4319; cath_funfam=3.10.450.50; cog=COG4319; pfam=PF13577; superfamily=54427) produces MSKHVFFSPRDAADRLAIRELIEAYAHCADRRDARGQMSLFTADAHFVVYMNAKDPTPSQEFHSREALAPVFAELNKYQATTHFVGQSTIFTLTDVRGTAETYCLAHHLTVNDEKRRMMIASLRYLDTLVKIDGVWLFAERRLFVDWIDERALS; encoded by the coding sequence ATGAGCAAACACGTTTTCTTCTCGCCCAGAGATGCCGCCGATCGCCTCGCGATCCGCGAGCTTATCGAGGCGTACGCGCATTGTGCCGATCGTCGCGACGCGAGGGGTCAGATGTCTCTCTTCACCGCAGACGCCCATTTCGTGGTGTATATGAACGCCAAAGATCCGACGCCGTCTCAGGAATTTCATTCGCGCGAGGCGCTTGCGCCAGTGTTCGCCGAGCTGAACAAATACCAAGCCACCACGCACTTCGTCGGGCAAAGCACCATATTCACGCTGACAGATGTTCGCGGCACAGCCGAGACTTACTGCCTGGCGCATCACCTGACGGTCAACGATGAGAAGCGGCGCATGATGATTGCGTCGCTCCGTTACCTCGACACCCTCGTGAAGATCGACGGCGTATGGCTTTTCGCCGAGCGCCGACTTTTTGTCGACTGGATTGACGAGCGCGCACTCTCCTGA
- a CDS encoding outer membrane protein (product_source=KO:K12340; cath_funfam=1.20.1600.10; cleavage_site_network=SignalP-noTM; cog=COG1538; ko=KO:K12340; pfam=PF02321; superfamily=56954), with protein sequence MRQFKLSIVVVSVLGLGGCAAWDIDMAPDRADKPWVPTATTTGEIVPGAKPSRESKASYALPVNTDLTGLPAPLGLDRQRVYSLPELIDIAQSNNPLTRSAWNDARNAALATGIAESAYLPRLRATAAEVYLNNQGSVSAVGSSLPTNAEANGTIAAASLEWLLFDFGERAAKVRAAKQGAIISNIAFNATHQQIIYDVSVAFYANAAARARAATAGQSLKNAQDVEAAANDRYKNAIGTVVEVSQAHQATAQAKLALVQATGAAENAYLNLISAMGISPLTRINVANAANRRLSSGLTASIQSVISTALARRPDILTAYAAQKAANADVDAAVAEFLPKVFLTGTTAYNSANLSVSSIPGLGQQSGTANINPSRFSNSVLVGATVPIYDGGTRAALLEQARNNADSAAALLTRRRNDAVRQLVVADNALRTSLSAYSASNTLAAAAQTTFDSALASYRNRVGSITDVNIAQTQLLQARNASTDAYSTALSAAATLALATGALGSAPK encoded by the coding sequence ATGCGTCAGTTTAAGCTGAGTATTGTTGTGGTTAGTGTGTTGGGTCTTGGCGGCTGCGCCGCATGGGATATCGACATGGCACCCGACCGCGCCGACAAACCTTGGGTACCGACGGCGACGACGACCGGTGAAATTGTCCCAGGTGCGAAACCCTCGAGAGAATCCAAGGCGAGTTACGCGCTACCCGTCAATACCGATCTTACGGGGTTGCCGGCACCGCTCGGACTGGATCGGCAGAGGGTCTATTCGCTCCCTGAGTTGATCGATATAGCGCAAAGCAACAACCCTTTGACGCGAAGTGCCTGGAACGATGCGCGCAATGCGGCGCTCGCCACGGGAATTGCCGAGAGCGCTTATCTTCCGCGATTAAGAGCGACCGCCGCCGAAGTATATCTCAACAATCAAGGAAGTGTGTCGGCAGTTGGAAGTAGCCTTCCCACCAATGCTGAGGCGAATGGGACGATCGCAGCCGCATCGCTGGAATGGCTGCTATTCGATTTTGGCGAACGTGCCGCCAAGGTCCGAGCCGCCAAGCAAGGGGCGATCATCTCAAATATCGCGTTCAATGCGACCCATCAGCAGATCATCTACGACGTCAGCGTTGCATTCTATGCCAATGCCGCCGCTCGAGCACGCGCCGCCACCGCCGGCCAGTCCTTAAAGAACGCACAGGATGTGGAAGCGGCGGCAAACGACCGCTACAAGAATGCCATTGGCACGGTGGTGGAGGTTTCCCAAGCCCACCAAGCTACCGCACAGGCGAAGCTCGCGCTGGTCCAAGCCACTGGCGCTGCAGAAAATGCCTATTTGAATCTGATTTCCGCTATGGGGATTTCGCCGCTCACGCGGATCAACGTAGCTAATGCAGCTAACCGCAGACTTTCATCGGGCCTCACGGCTTCGATCCAAAGCGTTATATCCACAGCCCTCGCCCGCCGGCCGGATATTCTGACCGCCTATGCCGCGCAAAAAGCCGCAAATGCCGACGTAGATGCCGCCGTCGCGGAGTTCCTGCCCAAGGTCTTTCTGACCGGAACAACCGCCTATAATTCCGCAAATCTTTCGGTTAGTTCCATTCCAGGACTCGGCCAACAGTCAGGAACGGCCAACATCAATCCTTCCCGTTTCTCCAACAGCGTTCTCGTCGGCGCGACCGTCCCGATTTATGACGGTGGCACTCGGGCGGCTTTACTGGAACAAGCCCGCAATAATGCCGATAGCGCGGCGGCCTTGCTCACGCGTCGACGGAACGACGCGGTGCGACAGTTGGTCGTGGCCGACAATGCCCTTCGTACAAGCCTGTCGGCCTACAGCGCTTCGAATACGCTTGCCGCGGCGGCACAAACGACATTCGACAGCGCGCTCGCCAGCTACCGCAACCGCGTCGGCTCGATCACGGATGTCAATATTGCTCAAACGCAGCTTCTGCAAGCGCGAAACGCGTCGACCGATGCTTACAGCACGGCTTTGTCTGCAGCCGCCACGCTGGCGTTGGCGACCGGTGCTCTTGGAAGCGCTCCAAAATAG
- a CDS encoding multidrug resistance protein MdtO (product_source=KO:K15547; cog=COG1289; ko=KO:K15547; pfam=PF04632; superfamily=48498,51735; transmembrane_helix_parts=Inside_1_69,TMhelix_70_92,Outside_93_96,TMhelix_97_116,Inside_117_122,TMhelix_123_142,Outside_143_151,TMhelix_152_174,Inside_175_363,TMhelix_364_386,Outside_387_395,TMhelix_396_418,Inside_419_424,TMhelix_425_444,Outside_445_447,TMhelix_448_467,Inside_468_479,TMhelix_480_502,Outside_503_666) gives MAAHVDSFRQQFRERLALLCPFPGRLEFSSRLALACTLTTLVAEIYQTPDPALTAYVAFFVMKRDRMESVIISIVLTILISLLVAMLMLIAMAVIDQPLWRVISITAASFGLLFLASASKLKPLAAIIALIVGYGLDLLSDAQAGELATRGYLYAWLFVTIPAAVSITLNLLLGPPPRRLLEQALAHRLALAASLMRTGDEKTREAFQETLSEGVTELKTWLKMAGIEKSSPRADIAALSQATDSITTILLLADFADRTQSETMPPPLRGQIADTLDEMASILRAGGYPVDVAIEHGEEDLPPVTTTLLANMKEALRRFTERPLPELPIVEPAKPGFFLADAFTNPDHVYYALKTTAAAMFCYATYLLLDWPGIHTCFITCYIVSLGTTAETIEKFTLRILGALIGAATGLAAIAFLLPHLTSIGSLLIVVFVASLVSAWVAAGSPRISYIGYQMAFAFFLCVIQGPSPAFDLTVARDRIIGIMLGNVVAYLIFTNIWPVTVIRRIDPGLVALLRRLVDLTNATSRSRRNSVATDVAGTMTAVSQDVELAAYESSRIGLPHLRLTARARAIHRMRALMGPLLLLSNEQSSATRAVAHRLDALANELSSESRLEEVTVPPSQNSLPTNIGKDPRDSYSVDGFVMADLEILESALRAPERGLEVNASV, from the coding sequence ATGGCCGCGCATGTAGATAGCTTTCGGCAGCAATTCCGCGAGCGCCTGGCGCTGCTGTGCCCATTTCCAGGCCGCCTCGAGTTCTCCAGTCGGCTTGCACTGGCTTGCACGCTGACGACGCTTGTTGCCGAAATCTACCAGACACCCGATCCGGCGCTAACGGCCTATGTCGCATTCTTCGTCATGAAACGTGACAGAATGGAGAGTGTGATCATCAGCATCGTGCTCACGATCCTGATATCTCTGCTCGTCGCCATGCTTATGTTGATAGCGATGGCGGTGATCGACCAGCCACTGTGGCGAGTGATCAGCATAACCGCAGCGTCGTTCGGCCTGCTGTTCTTGGCCTCCGCCAGCAAATTAAAGCCCCTAGCCGCAATCATTGCGTTGATCGTCGGTTACGGATTGGACCTTTTGAGTGATGCTCAGGCGGGAGAACTCGCGACACGCGGCTATCTATATGCGTGGCTGTTCGTCACCATCCCCGCCGCCGTATCGATCACGCTCAACCTTCTTCTCGGTCCGCCCCCTAGACGACTTCTTGAGCAGGCGCTTGCGCATCGTCTGGCGCTCGCTGCGTCGCTGATGCGTACGGGCGACGAGAAGACCCGCGAAGCTTTCCAGGAGACCCTCTCGGAAGGCGTAACCGAACTGAAAACCTGGCTGAAAATGGCGGGCATCGAGAAATCCTCGCCTCGGGCCGATATCGCGGCGCTCAGCCAAGCGACAGACAGCATCACCACTATCCTGCTGCTGGCCGACTTCGCAGATCGTACGCAGTCGGAGACTATGCCCCCGCCCCTCCGTGGACAGATTGCGGACACGCTCGATGAGATGGCGTCGATCCTTCGCGCGGGAGGATATCCTGTGGACGTTGCGATCGAGCATGGCGAGGAGGATTTGCCTCCGGTCACGACCACGCTGCTTGCCAACATGAAAGAGGCGTTGCGACGTTTCACCGAACGCCCTCTTCCTGAACTGCCTATCGTCGAACCCGCTAAACCAGGCTTTTTTCTCGCCGATGCCTTTACCAATCCCGATCACGTCTACTACGCCCTAAAGACGACCGCCGCGGCCATGTTTTGCTACGCAACTTATTTACTGCTTGATTGGCCCGGGATTCATACTTGCTTCATCACCTGCTACATCGTCTCGCTGGGAACGACGGCGGAGACGATCGAGAAGTTTACGCTTCGGATCTTGGGCGCCCTTATCGGCGCCGCGACAGGACTTGCCGCGATCGCTTTTCTGCTGCCGCACCTGACATCGATCGGTTCCCTGCTGATCGTGGTCTTCGTCGCGAGCCTTGTCTCCGCATGGGTGGCCGCCGGAAGCCCGCGTATCTCCTATATCGGCTACCAGATGGCTTTTGCGTTCTTCCTCTGCGTAATCCAGGGCCCAAGCCCCGCGTTCGACCTCACGGTTGCCCGCGATCGCATCATCGGCATCATGCTCGGGAACGTCGTCGCTTATCTCATATTCACGAATATTTGGCCGGTCACGGTGATCCGCCGCATTGACCCAGGGCTTGTTGCCCTGCTTCGCCGCCTCGTCGATCTAACAAACGCTACAAGCCGCTCGCGGCGCAACAGCGTTGCAACCGACGTTGCCGGTACGATGACCGCGGTCAGCCAGGATGTAGAGCTTGCCGCCTACGAATCCTCCAGGATCGGACTACCTCATCTCCGGCTCACCGCTCGCGCTCGCGCGATCCATCGTATGCGCGCGCTAATGGGGCCTCTGCTATTGCTTTCGAACGAGCAGTCGTCGGCGACACGAGCCGTTGCCCATCGTCTTGATGCGTTGGCGAACGAGTTGAGCAGCGAATCTCGATTGGAGGAGGTAACGGTGCCGCCGAGCCAAAACAGCCTTCCTACCAACATCGGCAAAGACCCTCGCGACTCCTACAGTGTCGATGGATTCGTCATGGCCGACCTTGAAATCCTGGAGTCTGCGTTACGCGCGCCGGAGAGGGGGCTAGAGGTAAATGCGTCAGTTTAA
- a CDS encoding multidrug efflux system membrane fusion protein (product_source=KO:K15549; cath_funfam=2.40.50.100; cog=COG1566; ko=KO:K15549; pfam=PF13437,PF13533; superfamily=111369; transmembrane_helix_parts=Inside_1_11,TMhelix_12_34,Outside_35_350): protein MKMAGSRAPYAPIGKLISLLFIATAIGIAIYVAHRNAVMPWTDAATIDADVVHVAAAIGGRITEIPVTENARVSKGDLLFQIDPVPHRIAVAQAEADLAIAEASLDTQERLLSTQRSAAKVAAEQVQRAETNLELAKRTVERLTPLATKGYVPTQQLDQAQTSQHDAETSLQEAHVQEAAAIAAIDTDAAARANVRARKAALALAQRGLEDTTVRATHAGRIVGLSVSTGEMIAPSQTLFTLVNAEEWFAVANFRETDLAAISVGDCVTVFSMIDREQPLKGIVQGIGTGVLDTDRVNLPRSLPYVERSLNWVRVAQRFPVRLRIEQPPQQLMRLGASAVVEVKHGRACR, encoded by the coding sequence ATGAAGATGGCGGGAAGCCGGGCACCTTACGCGCCGATCGGTAAGCTCATTTCGCTGCTGTTCATCGCGACGGCGATTGGCATCGCGATTTACGTCGCTCACCGAAACGCAGTCATGCCATGGACCGATGCGGCAACGATCGATGCCGATGTCGTCCACGTCGCCGCAGCGATCGGCGGGCGGATCACCGAAATCCCGGTCACCGAAAATGCACGCGTTTCCAAGGGTGACCTCCTCTTCCAAATCGATCCCGTGCCTCATCGCATCGCGGTGGCCCAGGCGGAAGCCGATTTGGCCATTGCCGAGGCTTCCCTGGACACTCAAGAAAGACTGCTCTCGACCCAGCGTTCCGCCGCCAAAGTTGCCGCCGAGCAAGTACAACGTGCGGAGACCAATCTGGAACTTGCCAAGCGCACCGTCGAACGCCTGACTCCTCTGGCCACAAAGGGCTATGTGCCTACCCAACAACTCGATCAAGCTCAGACTTCGCAGCACGACGCGGAAACGTCCCTTCAGGAAGCGCACGTTCAAGAGGCGGCCGCAATCGCCGCCATCGATACGGACGCTGCTGCCCGAGCAAATGTCCGAGCCCGAAAAGCCGCACTGGCATTAGCCCAGCGCGGGCTTGAGGACACGACAGTCCGCGCAACTCATGCCGGCCGCATTGTCGGACTGAGCGTATCGACGGGAGAAATGATCGCGCCCTCTCAAACACTGTTTACGTTGGTCAACGCCGAGGAATGGTTCGCCGTCGCTAACTTCCGAGAAACCGATCTAGCCGCCATTTCCGTTGGCGATTGCGTGACGGTATTTTCGATGATCGATCGTGAACAACCGCTCAAGGGGATCGTGCAAGGCATCGGAACTGGTGTTTTGGACACGGATCGCGTGAATCTTCCCCGATCGCTGCCCTATGTCGAGCGATCGCTCAATTGGGTACGTGTGGCGCAGCGGTTTCCAGTAAGGCTGCGGATCGAGCAGCCGCCGCAGCAGCTCATGCGGCTCGGCGCGAGTGCGGTCGTTGAGGTTAAGCATGGCCGCGCATGTAGATAG
- a CDS encoding hypothetical protein (product_source=Hypo-rule applied; pfam=PF17090; superfamily=48498; transmembrane_helix_parts=Inside_1_60,TMhelix_61_83,Outside_84_92,TMhelix_93_115,Inside_116_117), translating into MKVAALSWCKALLDLAERHPYWAKRWIKRPPISTSVLALPLLSLCGCSEAGAPSFDIFGAFFPAWLLCAVFGIFVALGARIFFAARNLTEVLPFQLSLCTSLGTILALLVWLIFFGR; encoded by the coding sequence ATGAAGGTCGCAGCATTATCCTGGTGTAAGGCACTGCTAGACTTGGCGGAACGACATCCCTATTGGGCGAAACGCTGGATCAAGCGACCTCCTATCAGCACCAGCGTCCTTGCCCTGCCGCTGCTGTCTCTTTGTGGTTGCTCTGAAGCAGGCGCACCCTCCTTCGATATATTCGGAGCCTTTTTTCCGGCGTGGCTTCTTTGTGCCGTGTTTGGCATTTTCGTCGCTCTCGGCGCGCGTATCTTTTTTGCCGCCCGCAATCTTACCGAGGTTCTGCCGTTTCAACTCTCGCTCTGCACATCGCTCGGCACCATCCTTGCGTTACTCGTCTGGCTCATTTTTTTCGGGCGCTGA
- a CDS encoding hypothetical protein (product_source=Hypo-rule applied) has product MASEAIRDRIAYKPISTDPSQAEGIAGFGSRGAWSYKR; this is encoded by the coding sequence ATGGCCAGTGAAGCCATCCGCGATCGTATCGCCTACAAGCCGATCAGCACGGATCCAAGTCAGGCCGAAGGTATCGCGGGATTCGGTTCCCGGGGAGCATGGAGCTACAAACGGTGA
- a CDS encoding putative acylesterase/phospholipase RssA (product_source=COG1752; cleavage_site_network=SignalP-noTM; cog=COG1752; pfam=PF01734; superfamily=52151; transmembrane_helix_parts=Inside_1_6,TMhelix_7_29,Outside_30_68,TMhelix_69_91,Inside_92_102,TMhelix_103_125,Outside_126_396) gives MRSFRQLLVLSFAISMGLFSLAGCSSLPRAPYTASDAASARVLNVNVLRRYTDEPAATFLKEPPVSLRAGPVSYLALSGGGADGAYGAGVLNGWTTAGTRPKFTVVSGVSTGGLIAPFAFLGPAYDATLRDVYTSGLAESLLDTPSILNALFGSGLFGNTRLRELVARYVDQNMLAAIAEEHAKGRDLLIVTTDLDTQRTAVWDMGRIAEIRTPQALSLFRDVMAASASIPVVFPPMMIDAEANGNHFQEMHVDGGVTAPVLTLPEAFILRNGAFVRGARVNIYILINNKVERDFQLVPNSTIDIAARASASVTKTQTRSILYETFDFTRRNNFGFNLTYIDKGFPSSGSSGFETNYMRSLYQYGYDKAKTGNLWVKVPPSDDVSPSGFRFKSSAM, from the coding sequence ATGCGTTCCTTTCGTCAGTTGCTCGTCCTGTCATTCGCTATTTCGATGGGATTATTTTCTCTTGCTGGCTGCAGTTCTCTTCCCAGAGCACCCTATACGGCATCCGATGCGGCGTCCGCGCGGGTATTGAACGTCAATGTACTGCGCAGATATACCGATGAGCCGGCAGCAACGTTCCTCAAGGAGCCACCTGTAAGTTTACGTGCTGGTCCTGTCAGCTATCTTGCCTTGTCGGGAGGCGGGGCCGACGGTGCTTATGGCGCGGGTGTGCTGAATGGTTGGACCACGGCAGGTACGCGCCCAAAGTTTACAGTCGTTTCGGGTGTGAGCACGGGTGGGTTGATTGCGCCATTTGCATTTCTTGGCCCCGCCTACGACGCGACATTGCGGGACGTATACACCAGCGGTCTCGCTGAAAGCCTTCTGGATACGCCAAGCATCTTGAACGCGCTTTTCGGATCTGGCCTGTTTGGAAACACGCGACTTCGCGAGTTGGTGGCCCGCTATGTCGACCAGAATATGCTCGCGGCAATTGCAGAGGAACACGCCAAGGGCAGGGATCTTCTGATCGTGACGACCGATCTCGACACCCAACGCACGGCGGTATGGGACATGGGTCGCATTGCTGAAATCAGGACACCCCAGGCGCTAAGCTTGTTCCGTGATGTCATGGCTGCATCCGCAAGTATCCCGGTGGTTTTCCCGCCGATGATGATTGACGCGGAAGCGAACGGAAATCACTTCCAGGAGATGCATGTAGACGGTGGAGTGACGGCACCGGTGCTGACGTTGCCGGAAGCATTTATTTTGCGAAACGGGGCGTTCGTCCGAGGTGCGCGTGTAAACATTTACATCTTGATCAACAACAAGGTTGAGCGAGATTTCCAACTGGTGCCGAACAGCACGATCGACATCGCCGCGCGGGCTTCGGCTTCCGTCACGAAGACGCAAACCCGCTCTATTCTCTATGAGACCTTTGACTTCACTCGCCGCAACAATTTCGGATTCAATCTGACTTACATCGACAAAGGCTTTCCGTCGTCAGGCTCCTCCGGCTTTGAAACGAACTACATGCGTTCTCTTTATCAGTACGGATATGACAAGGCCAAAACCGGTAATTTGTGGGTCAAGGTGCCGCCATCGGATGATGTCTCACCAAGCGGATTCCGGTTTAAAAGTTCCGCAATGTAG
- a CDS encoding NAD(P)H-dependent flavin oxidoreductase YrpB (nitropropane dioxygenase family) (product_source=COG2070; cath_funfam=3.20.20.70; cog=COG2070; ko=KO:K23948; pfam=PF03060; superfamily=51412): protein MNLTFLPTFSAPPYPEFIAAIREGGIKIVETAGRSPQQYMPALKAGGIKVIHKCTSARHSLKAEQIGCDAVSVDGFECGGHPGEDDMPNMILLPRAAEELKIPFVASGGMADARSLVAALALGAAGMNMGTRFIATKEAPVHENVKRALVAASELDTRLVMRALRNTERVLKNKGVDRLIDIEGEKGASLKIADIHEEVAGVYPKVMVDGDMDAGAWSCGMVVGLIKDVPTVKELIDRIMADAERLIRGRLVGFLDGVEQSKAMKVG, encoded by the coding sequence GTGAACCTGACCTTTCTGCCAACATTCAGCGCGCCACCCTATCCGGAATTCATCGCGGCCATTCGAGAAGGCGGGATCAAGATCGTCGAAACCGCCGGGCGCAGCCCCCAGCAGTATATGCCGGCGTTAAAGGCAGGTGGCATAAAGGTCATCCACAAATGCACTTCCGCGCGGCATTCGCTGAAAGCGGAGCAGATCGGCTGCGACGCGGTCAGTGTCGACGGTTTCGAATGTGGCGGCCATCCGGGCGAAGATGACATGCCCAATATGATCCTGCTGCCGCGTGCGGCCGAAGAATTGAAGATTCCTTTCGTGGCCTCGGGCGGCATGGCCGATGCGCGAAGCCTGGTGGCCGCGCTGGCGCTCGGCGCCGCCGGCATGAACATGGGAACGCGCTTCATCGCCACCAAGGAGGCGCCGGTGCACGAGAACGTCAAGAGAGCGCTGGTTGCCGCTTCCGAACTCGATACGCGGCTCGTGATGCGCGCGCTCCGCAACACCGAGCGGGTGCTGAAGAACAAGGGCGTCGACCGCCTGATCGACATTGAAGGCGAGAAGGGCGCCAGCCTAAAGATAGCCGATATTCATGAGGAGGTCGCAGGCGTCTATCCCAAGGTCATGGTCGACGGCGATATGGACGCCGGGGCCTGGAGCTGCGGGATGGTGGTCGGGCTGATCAAGGACGTGCCCACCGTGAAGGAATTGATCGATCGCATCATGGCGGACGCCGAGCGCCTGATCCGCGGACGCCTCGTCGGATTTCTCGACGGCGTTGAACAGTCGAAGGCGATGAAAGTCGGATGA
- a CDS encoding hypothetical protein (product_source=Hypo-rule applied; cath_funfam=3.40.50.300; pfam=PF19993; superfamily=52540) codes for MAERYCTLIGILGDPDSGKTAALVSLYLIASYTQHEGFGFADCRSLMAFNDISQRARHWNEGAPPDQMTVHTEAPDERTAGFLHLRLLCETS; via the coding sequence ATGGCCGAGCGCTACTGCACGCTGATCGGGATTCTCGGCGATCCGGATTCCGGCAAGACCGCCGCCCTCGTCAGCCTCTATCTGATCGCCTCCTACACGCAACACGAGGGCTTCGGTTTCGCGGACTGTCGAAGCCTCATGGCCTTCAACGATATCAGCCAACGGGCCCGTCACTGGAACGAAGGAGCCCCACCGGACCAGATGACTGTTCATACTGAGGCTCCGGACGAACGGACTGCCGGCTTCCTCCATCTGCGGTTGCTGTGTGAAACGTCGTGA
- a CDS encoding transposase-like protein (product_source=COG3677; cog=COG3677; pfam=PF12760; superfamily=82927) — translation MVEQLNLFAEQTSSPDGLRYADEFVSPAEEHGLISAIAALPLQPFQFGQYEGKRRVASFGFSYDYTARRLVEAALFRTGCLLSCSVSKHSAAAAPTSGRSSAPNTTSESVSAGTATNRISIASSASRWDPTASCASGGRSPRSGSVSLWKPGPARDLPLKKVMRMTEPGAYRLFKRARWPETSGAPYCPACGNLRCYELARGQRFKCSAKECRKEFTVTSGTIFASRKLKFREILIVIAMSANGAKGKAALQAARELGVQTKTAWLHLMKLRDPLQVGLLRCLLCNEAGGRRC, via the coding sequence TTGGTCGAGCAACTCAATCTTTTCGCCGAACAGACGTCGAGCCCCGATGGTCTGCGATACGCGGACGAATTCGTATCGCCCGCCGAGGAACATGGGCTCATTTCGGCCATCGCAGCCCTGCCCCTTCAGCCATTTCAGTTCGGGCAATACGAAGGAAAGCGCCGCGTCGCCTCATTCGGTTTCAGCTACGACTACACTGCGCGGCGCCTCGTCGAGGCGGCCCTATTCCGGACTGGCTGTCTGCTATCGTGCAGCGTGTCGAAACATTCGGCGGCCGCGGCACCGACGTCCGGCAGATCCTCTGCACCGAATACGACGTCGGAGTCGGTATCGGCTGGCACCGCGACAAACCGCATTTCGATCGCGTCTTCGGCCTCTCGCTGGGATCCGACTGCAAGCTGCGCTTCCGGAGGCAGGTCTCCACGAAGTGGGAGCGTTTCACTTTGGAAGCCCGGGCCAGCCCGCGATTTGCCCCTCAAGAAGGTCATGCGTATGACCGAGCCTGGAGCGTATCGCCTGTTCAAACGAGCGCGTTGGCCTGAAACGAGCGGTGCGCCGTATTGTCCCGCCTGTGGCAACCTGCGGTGCTACGAGCTTGCACGGGGGCAACGCTTTAAGTGTTCTGCCAAGGAGTGCCGCAAGGAATTCACGGTCACCAGCGGCACGATCTTCGCCAGCCGGAAGCTCAAGTTTCGTGAGATTTTGATCGTGATCGCCATGTCGGCAAACGGCGCGAAGGGCAAAGCCGCGTTACAGGCCGCCCGTGAACTCGGGGTGCAGACGAAGACCGCCTGGCTGCATCTCATGAAACTCCGTGACCCCCTACAGGTTGGTCTGTTGCGCTGCCTGCTTTGTAACGAAGCAGGTGGTCGGAGATGCTGA
- a CDS encoding diphthamide biosynthesis methyltransferase (product_source=COG1798; cath_funfam=1.10.287.470; cog=COG1798) encodes MPITAQEMARRRKVMADVAERAEKLFEDITSERQERLAAAIHLSIAEAGEAVPVNEALQMLVEFDRTGKPPARKVGP; translated from the coding sequence ATGCCTATCACAGCGCAGGAAATGGCTCGTCGCCGAAAGGTCATGGCCGATGTAGCAGAACGGGCCGAAAAACTTTTTGAAGACATCACGTCAGAACGCCAAGAACGGCTGGCGGCGGCAATCCATCTAAGCATTGCCGAGGCTGGCGAGGCGGTCCCGGTGAATGAAGCCCTTCAAATGCTCGTAGAATTCGATCGAACTGGAAAGCCGCCCGCTCGGAAGGTAGGGCCGTAA